Proteins encoded by one window of Pseudomonas tructae:
- a CDS encoding helix-turn-helix domain-containing protein, with protein MHKDSNQRASVLQHVSQNIRRLRHAAELSQSALAEKSGVSRRMLVAIEAGEKNVSLTTLDLIAEVLQVAFSDLIKAPDNRDPSRINELAWTGVHPGSKAVLLASSAASREVELWEWRLEPGEVYPCEPDADGWSEQLFVFEGCLTLEVEGQQHLLNAGEFITFASNRRYAYRNDGEVATRFVRNVVI; from the coding sequence GTGCACAAAGATTCCAATCAGCGCGCGTCCGTGCTGCAGCATGTCAGCCAGAATATTCGTCGCCTGCGCCATGCCGCCGAATTGAGCCAGAGCGCCCTGGCGGAAAAGTCCGGGGTCAGCCGGCGCATGCTGGTGGCTATCGAAGCTGGCGAAAAGAATGTCAGCCTGACCACCCTCGACCTGATCGCCGAAGTGCTGCAAGTGGCGTTCAGTGACTTGATCAAGGCGCCGGACAACCGTGACCCGAGCCGGATCAACGAGCTGGCCTGGACCGGTGTGCATCCCGGTAGCAAGGCCGTGCTGCTGGCCAGCTCTGCCGCCAGCCGGGAAGTTGAATTGTGGGAGTGGCGTCTGGAGCCTGGTGAAGTCTACCCCTGCGAGCCCGATGCCGATGGCTGGAGCGAGCAGTTGTTCGTCTTCGAAGGTTGTCTGACCCTTGAGGTCGAGGGGCAACAGCACCTGCTCAATGCCGGCGAATTCATCACCTTTGCCAGCAACCGCCGCTATGCCTATCGCAATGACGGCGAGGTGGCGACCCGCTTCGTG